The Sulfoacidibacillus ferrooxidans genome contains the following window.
AGTTAAACCCATAGTTTTATTCACCCATTCACGCCTAATGACCTCAATGGACATCGGCGGCTCATTCGATCTCAGCGCTCTTGCCACTATCAACCCAAGCGTCCACTTCTGAAATCTTGAACTTAAACTGCTTGCCTATGCGGCGATGCGGAATGACACCTTTCTTAATCCAGTTGCGGATCGTGTCCTTGCTCACGCCGAGATGCTCGGCAATTTCTTCAAGGCTTGACCACTTTTCAGGTTCGTTAAACATTTGCTTTTCCTCCTGGTATTGCCCTGCGATTAAGACTGAATCATTATAACATACTGAATCTATAATTGAATGGAGTATATTAGATTTGATATGAATTAGTATGAAAATGTAGTATTAATCTTATTGATAAACTATAGCGTGTCAAGTAGGCTGTCACCCTCAGCCTTTTGCTTAGCCGTAAGGTCATTCATATGCTGTTTTGCATCCAGATACATTTTTTAAAGGAACAAGTTGTCGATTAGCACCTCCAACTTTTATATGAATATACTTATTAACTCAACTTTCGCATGTCAAAAGTGACAGATACCCCTTGATATAACTAGGCAGAGAGGATATCCATTTAGAAGTTGCCACTGCACCTGCTGTAAGTTAATAGCGACTCCTTGTGCAATCGGTTCAACGAGTGACCAGAGATCATGAAGAGCCAAACT
Protein-coding sequences here:
- a CDS encoding helix-turn-helix domain-containing protein, which encodes MFNEPEKWSSLEEIAEHLGVSKDTIRNWIKKGVIPHRRIGKQFKFKISEVDAWVDSGKSAEIE